Genomic DNA from Sphingomonas hankookensis:
GATCATGATCATGCGGCACTGGTCCGGGGTCAGCCGGTAGAGCAGCGACAGGATCATGCAGTTCAGCCCGACCGACTTGCCCGATCCCGTAGTACCGGCGACCAGCAGATGCGGCATGGGGGCCAAATCGGCGACGACCGGATCGCCGGCGATATTCTTGCCCAGCACGATGGGGAGCTGCGCATTCTGGTCGGCGAACGCCTGGCTGGCGATCAGTTCGCGCAACGACACCATTTCGCGCCGCTGGTTGGGCAGTTCGATGCCGATCACCGTGCGGCCGGGAATCGTCGCGACGCGGGCGGAGATCGCCGACATGTTGCGCGCGATATCGTCGGCCAGCTGGATCACGCGGCTGGCGCGGATGCCCGGTTCCGGCTCCAGTTCGTACATGGTGACGACCGGGCCGGGCGCGACCTTCACCACCTGCCCCTTCACGTTGAAGTCGTCGAGCACGCTTTCGAGCAGGCGCGAATTGCGCTCCAGCGCCGCCTTGTCGATCGCGGGGCCGGTCGATTCGGGCGGGGGGGCGAGCAGATCGATCGACGGCAGCGCGAAATTGTCGCGGCCCTCGCTGCTGGCGGGCTTCGGCGCGCTGGCGAGTGCGGGCGAGGCCGCACGCTCGGCGATGACCGGCGGGGCGCGGTCGTCTGCCTGTGCGACGCGGCGCGGCTGCGGCCGGGCGGGAACGTCGTCGTCCTCCTCGTCATCGGCGAGCAGCGGCGCGCGGGGCGCCGGGTCGAACGGTAGGTCGTCGTCCTCGACCAGCACGTCGCCCTCGTCCGCGCCGACGCGGGCGCGGCGTTCGAACTTCGGCATGCGGAAGGTGCCGTCGGGAATGTCGATCGTCAGCCCCTTGGCCCAGCGCCACACGCCGAACAGCCCGGTGGCCAGCGCCACGACGCGGATCGTCCACAGCTCCGCCACCGGCACGCCGATCAGGTGGATCAGGCCCTGCACCGCCTGCGCGATGCTCCATCCGATCACCCCGCCATAGCCGGCGGGCAGCGACAGGATCGCCTCGCCCGACACGAACGCCAGCATGGTGCCCATGGCGAGCACGCCGATCAGGCAGTCGCGCACCATGCGCGGCCATGGTCCCACCGGCACATCGCGCCACAGCCGGACGCTGACGATCAGCCCCAGCGGCAGCAGCATCGCTACGGCCACACCGAACAGGGTGAGCAGCAGGTCGGCCAGCATCGCGCCGCCCGACCCCAGCTTGTTCGCGACCGGCCCGCCCGCCGCCGTGCTGAACGAGGGGTCGGCCGGCGAATAGCTGGCAAGCGCGACGGCGATCACGATCATGGCGACGAACAGCAACGTCGCGCCGATCATCGCCCCGCTGCGCTTCGCACCCGCCTTCATCGCGTCGCGCCACAACATCGGCTGCGCGTTGGTCGCCATTCGTTCCACCCTTGTTCGATACTGCCCCGATGTGCGCCGCGCGGGGCCACGCCGTCAAGGCGGCGTTGCGGTGCGCCGCGCCAGACCCTAAGTCCACTCGGACGAAACGACTTTACGGATGGGACGGGTTTCATGGCACAGGCGGACGTCATCATCCTGGGCGGCGGGCTGGTCGGCAGCACGCTGGGCGTGGCGCTGGGCGTCCACGGGCTGACCTCGATCATCCTCGATCCGGCCGATCCGGCGGTGACGCTGGCGCCGGGCTTCGACGGGCGTGCCTCCGCCATCGCCAGCGCGACGCACCGCATGTTCGAAGCGATCGGCATCGCGCCGGGGCTGGGCGACGAAGGCTGCCCGATCGCGGCGATTCGCGCGACCGACGGGCTGGCACCGGGCAAGCTCGATTTCATCCCCGACGCCGCCGACGATCCGGTCGGCGTGATGTACGAAAACAAGCGGTTGCGGCAGGCGATCTACGACGCCGCCGTCGCGTCGCCCCATGTCGACCTGCGGTACAAGGATCGCGCGATCGACGTCCGACGCGAAGCGCATGGCGTGACGGTGACGACCGCCGGCGGCGATACGCTCACCGCGCCGCTGCTGATCGCCGCCGAAGGCCGCAATTCGCCGACGCGCGAGGCGGCGGGCATCCGCGTCGCGCGCTGGAGCTACGACCATGCCGCGATCATCACGACGCTGGGTCACGAAGTGCCGCACGAGAATATCGCGTACGAGATCTTCTACCCCGCCGGCCCGTTCGCGATCCTGCCGCTGAAGGATGATGCGCACGGCCATCGCTCGGCGATCGTGTGGACGGTCGATGCGAAGGATCGGCCGGCAATGCTGAAGCTGTCCGACCGCGCCTTCCTTGCCGAAGCATCGAAGAAGATGGGCGGGTTCCTGGGCCAGCTGTCGAACCTGTCGGCACGGTCGAGCTATCCCCTGGGCTTCCACCATGCCGCCAGGATCACCGCCGACCGGCTGGTGCTGGTCGGTGACGCCGCGCATGGCATCCATCCGATTGCCGGACAGGGGCTGAACCTCGGCCTGCGCGACGTGGCGGCGCTGACCGAGGTGCTGGTCGAGGGCAAGCGCACCGGGCTGGACCTCGGCGATCCCTATCTGCTGGAGCGCTACCAACGGTGGCGCGGGCTGGACACCTTCGCGGTGGCGCTGGCGACCGACGGGCTGACCCGCCTGTTCGGCATTCCCGGCAAGACGGCGAGTGCGGTGCGGCGCTTCGGCCTGTCGGCGGTCGATTCGATCCCGCCGCTGAAAGCCGCGTTCATGGCCGAAGCGCGCGGCGAGACGGGCAAGCTGCCCAAGCTGTTGCAGGGCATCCCCGCGTGACCCTGTCCGCCGTCCAGCGCGGGGTCGCGCGCGGGATGGCGGGTGCAGCGGGGGTCGGCATCGTCGCGCTGCTGGCGGCGTTCCGGTTCGATCCGGGCCATGTCCTGGCGGACCGCTTGCGAATATTGGCGGTCACCCTCGCCGTTGTCGGACTGTGGAGTGTCGCGGCGATCGGCAACGTCGCGCGCATCCGGTTCCTTTCAACCCTGTCGATAGACGGCGGCGATGCCGATCCCGCGGTGGCCCATGGTCGCGCCATCGCGCAGAACACGCTGGAACAGTCGGTGTTGGCGGCGATCGCCTATGCCGCATTGACGCTCGCCACCGATCGGTCGGCCGTGCCGATCGCGGTGCTGGCCTTGTGCTTTTCGGTCGGGCGCGCAGGCTTCTGGGCCGGGTATCGTAGGGGAGCCGCCGCCCGCGCCTTCGGCTTCGCGTTGACCTTCTACCCGACCGTGCTGGCGCTGCTCGCCGCGCTGGTCCTCGCGATCCGGGGGTAGCGGTCCCCCGCTACCATGCACCGCTGCCGGTCGCACCGTCCCGAAACTCCCCAATCCGCCGCCGCGTCGCCGGCGTCGTGCTTTCGGGCAGCGCGTCGAGCGCGAACCACCCGACTTCGGCGACTTCCAGCGCATCCGCGCCGTGCAGCGCGTCGCTCCCCGCCCGCGCGACATAGACGACGACATGATCGTCCTTGCCCTCACGCCGGTTGTGATAGACGCCCAGCACCCGCTCGACCGTCGCACCGGTGACCGCCACCTCCTCCGCCAGTTCGCGGTGCAGCGCTTGGGTGACGCCCTCCCCCTTCTTCACGCCGCCGCCGGGCAGATACCAGCCGTCGATATAAGTATGCCGCACCAGTGCGACCCGGGCACCGGCGGGATCGAGCAGCACCGCACGCACCCCGATCGTCCGGGGCCGGGTGACTCGCCAGACGATCCGCGCCGCGCGCCCCAGCAAGCGATGCAGCAGCGCCATGCCCTGCCCTCAAGCCGACCCGTCGCGGGTCGCCTCGGCCGTCTCCTCCACCGCCACCGGCTCGGTCGCGGGGCGGATCATCAGGAAGCTGCCCGACCAGACGCCGGGTATGTCCCACCGCCCGCTGATCTCGCAGCCATCGTCGCTCAGCACGCCGGCATAGACGACCATGTCGCCATAGCCCTCCGTCCCGCGATCGTCGTAGAATTTGCTAAAGCGCACGCTGGCCCCGTCGCGGTGCCCGTCGATCGCCGCAGCGATCAGCGCGCCGGGGGGCACCGAATGCAGGTCGGGTTCATGGATCGTGCCGACGATCGACCCGCCCAGATCGGCGATATCGGCCTCGAACGCCGTCGGCGGGTTGGTGTGCGGATAGTTGAAGATACCGCTCCACTTGCCCGTCAGGTCGCGGCTCACAGCGGCCGTGCCGCTTCGACCAGCAGCACCGGCACGCCGTCGCGAATCGGAAAGGCGAGGCCGGCGGCATCGGAGACCAGTTCGCCCGCCTGCGCATCATGCGTCAGCGGCGTGCGCGTCACCGGACAGACCAGGATCGACAACAGCCACGGGTCGATCGCCTTTTCCTGCGTTTGCGTCATTGCAGCGTCGCCTCTTCGTCATCGCCATGCCGACCGAAGAATTGCATGAGTTGCACGATCAGTTCCGCCCGCGCCGACAGTTCGTCGACTTCGAGCAACGCCTGTTTCGCCGCCACGTCGAACGGTGCGATCTGCGCGATGCCGTTGACCAGGCTTTCGTCGTCCAGCCGCCCGACCGATTCCCAGTCGACCGCATAGCCCAGCCGGTCGGCGAAGCGCCGCGATTCGATTTCCAGCGACGCACGCTCGGCCAGCCCCAGCGTGGTATCGCCGATCACCGGCAGCACCTCCGCCTCCACCTGTCGAAACGCGGTGGTCACGTCGAGTTCGCGCACCACGCGGAAACGCGACAGCCCGCGCAGCACGATGTCGTAACGGCCATCGGCATGCGCCTCGACATCGACGATCTGCCCGATGCAGCCGATATCGAACAGCGGCGGCCTGTC
This window encodes:
- a CDS encoding LON peptidase substrate-binding domain-containing protein, translated to MSGRVSVFPLAGALLFPNMHLPLHIFEPRYRAMVSDALARDRRIGMIQPRPVGGDTDRPPLFDIGCIGQIVDVEAHADGRYDIVLRGLSRFRVVRELDVTTAFRQVEAEVLPVIGDTTLGLAERASLEIESRRFADRLGYAVDWESVGRLDDESLVNGIAQIAPFDVAAKQALLEVDELSARAELIVQLMQFFGRHGDDEEATLQ
- a CDS encoding UbiH/UbiF/VisC/COQ6 family ubiquinone biosynthesis hydroxylase; the protein is MAQADVIILGGGLVGSTLGVALGVHGLTSIILDPADPAVTLAPGFDGRASAIASATHRMFEAIGIAPGLGDEGCPIAAIRATDGLAPGKLDFIPDAADDPVGVMYENKRLRQAIYDAAVASPHVDLRYKDRAIDVRREAHGVTVTTAGGDTLTAPLLIAAEGRNSPTREAAGIRVARWSYDHAAIITTLGHEVPHENIAYEIFYPAGPFAILPLKDDAHGHRSAIVWTVDAKDRPAMLKLSDRAFLAEASKKMGGFLGQLSNLSARSSYPLGFHHAARITADRLVLVGDAAHGIHPIAGQGLNLGLRDVAALTEVLVEGKRTGLDLGDPYLLERYQRWRGLDTFAVALATDGLTRLFGIPGKTASAVRRFGLSAVDSIPPLKAAFMAEARGETGKLPKLLQGIPA
- a CDS encoding NUDIX domain-containing protein, producing MALLHRLLGRAARIVWRVTRPRTIGVRAVLLDPAGARVALVRHTYIDGWYLPGGGVKKGEGVTQALHRELAEEVAVTGATVERVLGVYHNRREGKDDHVVVYVARAGSDALHGADALEVAEVGWFALDALPESTTPATRRRIGEFRDGATGSGAW
- a CDS encoding DNA translocase FtsK, with the protein product MATNAQPMLWRDAMKAGAKRSGAMIGATLLFVAMIVIAVALASYSPADPSFSTAAGGPVANKLGSGGAMLADLLLTLFGVAVAMLLPLGLIVSVRLWRDVPVGPWPRMVRDCLIGVLAMGTMLAFVSGEAILSLPAGYGGVIGWSIAQAVQGLIHLIGVPVAELWTIRVVALATGLFGVWRWAKGLTIDIPDGTFRMPKFERRARVGADEGDVLVEDDDLPFDPAPRAPLLADDEEDDDVPARPQPRRVAQADDRAPPVIAERAASPALASAPKPASSEGRDNFALPSIDLLAPPPESTGPAIDKAALERNSRLLESVLDDFNVKGQVVKVAPGPVVTMYELEPEPGIRASRVIQLADDIARNMSAISARVATIPGRTVIGIELPNQRREMVSLRELIASQAFADQNAQLPIVLGKNIAGDPVVADLAPMPHLLVAGTTGSGKSVGLNCMILSLLYRLTPDQCRMIMIDPKMLELSMYRGIPHLLADVVTDPPKAVRALKWAVEQMEDRYRMMASINVRSLASFNDKVRASLAKGQKLGRKVQTGYDADTGTPIYEEETLDLTPLPQIVVIVDELADLMMTAGKEVEFLIQRLAQKARAAGIHLIMATQRPSVDVITGVIKANLPTRISFHVTSKIDSRTILGEQGAEQLLGRGDMLYMPGGKALARVHGPFVSDDEVQAVSDFWRSQGAPDYIDAVVNEPEGDAGFSLNGAPTGDDSPEEQTFRQACQLVAESQKASTSWLQRQLRVGYNSAARLIERMEKEGLVSRPDHVGRREVLMDPDGRPTG
- a CDS encoding Trm112 family protein — protein: MTQTQEKAIDPWLLSILVCPVTRTPLTHDAQAGELVSDAAGLAFPIRDGVPVLLVEAARPL